Part of the Lucilia cuprina isolate Lc7/37 chromosome 5, ASM2204524v1, whole genome shotgun sequence genome is shown below.
tatcccCTTTTACCCTCCTTTAACGTTTTAGTTTCCAAAAATCCATTCATAATGGATCTATACAGTGCCAATGAAACCAAGTACCAAAATTTCGTGTTCTAGCTTTAACAAATTGGGCTGAGCGATGATGAATGagtcattataaaaaattttgaattgtagTATATccgttattattatttattataacaattcGAAAAgaatagtcggacatggccgatcaaatgataccctacaccatgagtaaatttttcataaagaaaagtttatgttgaattttaccgtAAAGgaatatttgtatgtgtgtatgtacattagacctgTATGGAAAGcgaaaacgtgtttttgttacccctctcaaaatttaccttgctttgttatatttttttgtaactcAAACACCAGTTTTtatgagtcggtctaatgtacatacatatgtaagagtttgttatgcaaaatttcatagCGATACTAATGGTTGAAATGAAAATTGCTttgattatgaaaaaaaaaacaaatagaaaatattacatttaaaaaatgaaacttcaaatcgaaaaaattcaaagaaaaacaaataagaaagtatagtcgggcgttgTCGACAATATGATACCATACAACAGTTATGAAcgttaaatgtgatttatttttcatgaaaaattatttacctAGATTATTACATTGATTCTGATTTATTGAAACAATTTATTGACGAAgaactaattttctaaaagaggctttatatgagGTATAGGACCAAAAATATGCTGGTTAGATTTATATTAACATTTGTCTgtgctaaatttaaaaaatcatacgaCTATAAATGTTTTATCCGTATTTTCagtaagtttaaaaatattttaaattttatttgaaaaacatttttattgaatattatgtattttaaaaacaagctttacattttaaaatacaaagatttttttctaaccaGTTTTACCAAATTTCAGTGAAACTTTACATTACAAATTATTCCAGTACATTTATTTTACCTCCATAGGTGCAAGGCTTTATATATTTAGGTCTTTCAATATGGGGTTTGGTTATGGGAAAATGTTCCCTTGCTACCTCTGATATTACCAATCAATCGACCCTATTTACAATGGATTTATTGTATTTACAAGGTAGGTAAATATTTAGAAAGCATAAAAAAATCATCTATGTTATAATTTTCTATCAGGAAAAAATTGTGGTAAcccaaatgttttaatatttggaATTTCTAAACCAGTAAATTTAAGCCTTGATTGGACGTTGGCGGAATACACTAAACTTCgtacatttattgttttaattttatatgcaaTTATTAGTTGTTTGTGGATAATTTTATCTCTTGCTTGTATGTCTGCTGtctataaatcaaattttaaaagaccGGTAAATAAGTGCCTGAGTGCCTTGTGGCTTTTGGCTATTTTAGGCGGTAGTACTATAGATGGTATAGCAGCAGGTTTTTACGGATCCGATATTTATTATACAATGGTAAGACTATATCCATATTTGCAAAGatgcaaacaattttaaaacttatgaaccttaatatttttaattacagtCTGCTGCTTCAACTTTTCAGTACCTTAATATAACAGTTGATCCCACAGTTGACGCATTGACGATGGAATATTTAGAAGAGTTTGATGTATATTTTTCAACGCCGGCCTTAATTATGACGTTGTTAACTTGTAGAGTtggtatactttttttaattaatattttcggTTGTGGTTTATGTGTAGCAGCAATGACAGTGAgtacacaaattttaaattttctatgtatttattaaacaagATGTTAGGAGCTGTTGTTGAacttttacaataatatttttcatttcagaAACTTcccattaaatttaaaaataccgaAGATAATACTTATTCTAATAGCaatacttattttattaaataatgggCAGTGCAAATAGTATTGgaagatttcaataaaaatactaaCATATAAGATTGTATAAACCACATCGAACGAAATCGGAATAATGTTAATACAACTTCAGAAATTAAGTTTAACATAACTGAAATTCAAATGCATAATGATAGtataactttaaatatatattttacaataaacaagTGAGAATGTTTAGTCGGCCATGGCCATACGACACCCTTCACCAGTTAGTATGTTAAAACCAAAGTATAATAAGTAGTTCGACGACTCTCACATATGGGAAATTACACCcaatttacacgatgattttttttcatgtttgcccagacgtctgttttcatgtttgtcgATGATTGGTGGTGAGCGGGGTAGAGAAGAATggggggtaagaaaacaaacatgatttgggattttcatgattgtttttgacattcctcTTTAAACTCATTAGTACTGTTGATATTATGctcatgtaaaaaaataattgtctttttttttacatgaaaacattaaaatttgcattaaaaaaatactatagcgtgtaattaattttctttaaatcaaattaaatggtttttatgttaaaaatttcattttatttttactacaaataagtaattaaaaaggattatacaattaaacatcaaaaaaagactgcatagttgcatgtaaaaaatcaccgtataaatgttcatgattttttgaaagattctcaaaagagaattggaaaaaacagacgtctgaaaagtcttcatgtaaattgcgccTTAGTCTCTCACATGTGCGAGTGCCGTGTGAATATGGCTCTCTTGTGAGAAaattaaacttgtcaaaacacttaAAAGTTCACCCTACTTTGTTTACCACTTTTTGGCATCGTACGCGAAATTGCACTTATccacaaaaaaacttaattttttaaatagttttctagcacttttaattaagaattttgtttaatttgtttgaactggaaacaaatatttttttaattattgacatttaatttttgttgttgttgaaaatcAATTTACATACAgaatttcaatttttgatattgcgTTTACGTATTTTTGTACCAGTCGGGGAGAattgatgccgagctggggaacatCTAAGCGTAACGTAGacgatacttctggaagacccgcataagaacttctagatgactcttggaagtaggGTATtaccaaagactcttctagatatgactaggaagtcacttcttgaagtgacataaaattataaaaataaatctaaataaaataaaattatatagtttttattgaaacaattgaaattaaaataatattaaaaataattaatttaacaactaaactaaaaaagttatatacatatgcatgaaaaatttcgaattattatctaataataagataattttgaggaaatctgtattaatattctttTGACTGGTACACTTCCAGAAATTGCAAAACgttgaactaaaatatttttgtagttcttcataaattttattttggaacgCAATTAATCTCCAAGGAAAAAAACCAaagtaatattataattaatattgaatatacttacatacttttgtattgtATTGCAATAAAAANNNNNNNNNNNNNNNNNNNNNNNNNNNNNNNNNNNNNNNNNNNNNNNNNNNNNNNNNNNNNNNNNNNNNNNNNNNNNNNNNNNNNNNNNNNNNNNNNNNNaaaactaatatgtttatggaagattcggcacagccgaatatagcctttttacttgttttaactaaaaaaggACTAATACTCCCAAGTCTTATATGATACtctcatcaaattatctttcaaatttaatttttcaaattttttttggctaatatttacttataattaTCAAAATGAATCAACTAAATGTTTTaccagaaatttaaattttgaaatatgttttaatttaaaacaaataattttcaaatgatAGAATCACGAAGAATTAAAGGTCTATGTAATGTAAAACGAAATGTTTTGTAATTAAGCAttcaactaaaaataatataagaagttTTTGGTCATAAATATTTAGACATTAAACCAAATTATTGTTTCATGTCGAATTCAGAATCGGATGAGAATTTTTTGGTAATTGAACATTTACATACGATTTATTGACGATAAACAATCGATTCTAATACTAGTATGGGCCCAATGTGTCCTGTGGTCACACtcctaaaaaagaaaacataggTACAGATATTTTATGGTATATATGATTTAACATTAAACGATATAACATCAACAAGTTACAAcgattatacatacatacctatttTTTGAAGGCTACACAAAGctttaaaatctaatttttctaaacaattgtAAAGAAAAGGACTCATCATTGTCACACCTGCTTCGGCTAAAAGCAATCTTTACTTAGTTTTTGCTattgcttttcttttttatccATATCTAGTTATGCACATGCCACTTGTTACTTTTATAAGTTTAACCTTCTTGATCATCAAGGATAAATACCCTTCTCAGTCGCTTTTTTCAACTATCCATCCAAAAAAGCATTTTTATccttattttgcttttttcagTCAAACAATGTTCTTTGCATGTTTTCAGAGTATTGTTATCGTACGTCGGATTTATTTAGCAGTTTAGCATTATTGTTAACCGGCAGAGAAGGTATTACAacttttaaaagcaaaacagTCAACGagaaaaaagatttattatCACAGCTTGACAAAgtgttttgtcaaaatttatttatatttgagctataaaataaaaataaccctgaaaataataaaatgaaacagaaacaacaaaaaaaaattattttataacttgCAACACGCAAACTATCATCCGTATAAACAAACAGGTGACTGGCAACATGCAGTCAcctgtttgtttataaaacttcccagaaaattttacataaaaagtaataaacttaaaaataattcataccTTAAGTAGTagtaattgaaaagtaagtggttatgtaagtacaagcCATTGACGAGTTTTCGCAGGGaaggtaattttttttcttacttaacaaattacatttcaataagtACTACATACTGCCTGCATTTAGAAGAAGTCTATTAATGACCGTTTTTTGCCTTGACATATTGTTTTCGaagcaaaaaatacttttttactaGTTTACTAAAGCTTGACGCAGTGGACTTATCCTCGTAGTCTATTTACTTACAACCacaataacagttattttatttattacatacattacatacatacagtattgcaacctaagcaactttttttggcattgtataaaaagtgcaatattttctattttaattgatttattcaaaattatataaatgataataataaaattatgtgtctacattatagaaacaacaacaaaatttaaattccatttcgatttgagttacaagaaaataataactgaattacctccataaatagctgttcgaaacttaagcaactttttgatgttcttataaaaatcgttggtccttttgagttactagtgtagttcgtgattaatcccaagcggattttaagccattcacaagctgcaatgttttctaaaactgcgagtttcgacccagcgtttcagaatgccgaacagcatctctaagggACTTGAGTCGGGAGATTTTGATTAANNNNNNNNNNNNNNNNNNNNNNNNNNNNNNNNNNNNNNNNNNNNNNNNNNNNNNNNNNNNNNNNNNNNNNNNNNNNNNNNNNNNNNNNNNNNNNNNNNNNATTTTCCTTCCTATTCAACAGGTTGTACGTATATTTCGCAAGCAAATACATAGAGGTCCAAACACATAGAATACTTTGCGACGAACTGCGACTGACATGTTTCATGTTTACTGTATTTAAATGAGAGCGGTTACAATTAATACGTCAAACTTGTGCACGAAGCACAAAACATTCATCTTTTGCGTACGTAAAAGTAGAGAATGAATATGAgaacaaaaaaatgtcaaaattattgTTTGTCTTTTTTGTGGATGGATTGGATAATAATTACacataatatatatgaaaacgTGAATTATTTTCACTAATTCGCGTAATAGCGGTTTAAAATAAccaatttgtaaacatttataaggaCTATCAGCgcattttaaaacagttatagctaatttcatattttagaaaatactcttataattaaaaaatatttatatttttttttttgcaatttctttctAAACTTAcagttttacaaataaaaaaattcgaaaaaaatttcctaaaattagAGATGTTTTATGTTACGTTATGTTTGATGTTATATTTCACGTATATTTTCGTATCGAATCAAagtacaatattattttatttttgcaacattttttttcgccgtatttgaaaaataatcttaattatATGTCATTATTATGTGTGAATTTATAGTGAATGTGTTTAAATTGCTAAACATTTACATATCTGTATATGTCAATTTATTTTTGAGGTTATGAAATATGTGTTTCGgtcgtaaaataaaataattaaaattaaaatattttaatgcgcACCGGATTTTGGCATAATacaaaaagaaagcttttatttGACACTAATATTTCCGCAAATCATATAGAGCTATAGTTTTCTGaaagaaaagtgtttttttttcagaaaaatccTGCTAGGAACGCTTTAAAGgaagaaatttctatataatatactaaataaaatttacaaaatttgcaaaaatttcaaaattatcataaaaagtttgcattaataaattttttaatgcgcATTTATTGCAGGGGTTATTATAATAGGATTAAATTTACGCGGTGTTTCAACTGTATTCTTGACAAGTTTTTAAAGGTCATACTCTATCATTAGATCTCTTACAACAACAAGATATATCTTAAATTGCGTCAAATTACTTCACCTATTAAGTACcgtgatttaaatttaatttgatttatgcGCACATTACAGACGTATATATTTGCAACTAAAagtattaatgaaattattataaagcttTCTAAATGCCCAAAGCCTTGCGAATCTTGTTTATAAGGATGGCTCTGTAAGTTATGAACTAAGagtatagttttaaaatttatgaaaaaactcTGGTAAATTTCGaagtattttagttattttaaatgtatgtatgtttgtatgtatgtacatatgtaaattaattaaagaaataattaattaaaaactgcaATTTACGCAGCACGTGCATTTTGATCTAATTATTAGATACTACTGTTTTAACTACAAATCAGTTTaagttcattttttttaaatatttttcattaactgTTGACGAAGAACGTGTGTTGTATACATCAACCTTTAAAAAGTCGTAGTGGAGTGTTTTAGCTCACTGgttataaaattacatattcGTTTTCGTTACTTACAAGGGATGtagttcttttttcttttaatttttatagaacagATAACAATAACGAAGGAAACACAAAGCACAGAAGCATGAAAATCAAACGAAAAGGTGAAGAGCTACCTAAAGaactaaatacaattttgtgAGTATTAAAACAATCCACAAGTGTGTGTGCGGGTAGAAACCCGGAAGCTCACAGGTCGTCCGTCACTTTAAAGCGCATGTCACACACATATACCATCGTAAACACTCCGAAATATGGAACAattaacatatgtatatgaaagagcgagatattaagaaaaatgaaatgtaaTGTAGAGCTTCCATGGGGCTATAATTTTGCATGGTTGGCAACCGTTTATTCAGActtatttgtacaaaaataaaaaatatgaatttaaaaaataaaaataaattttgttaaactcttcaacaaaatttgcatttctAAGCGGAATTGACACCTGGGCATCAAGAGtccaaaaatagtaaaaaaagggGGTTTTGAACAAGCAATGTTTTTGTAGCGTGGTGCTAATGAACAAAGTGTGTTTGCCAAGCTCCTTGTGAGTCTTTTTTGgtgtttacaaacaaattaatattacgtttaaattgtaaatgtgTGGTAACTCTATTATTGTTCGTTTGATAAAACAAtgtaaacaagtatgaatgtatagtcgggcgtagccgaccatatgataccctacaccaatcagtatgtatgttaaaaatggggattatttaaaaaaataaagcatttggtttgttttttaacattatttcggaatatttttacttttttttggcaaaaaaaaagagattttattaaGAGGGCCCAAAGGGGAGTAgagcaaaatatggccctatccttaaaaatgttggtagggggagttaagtcttcttcaatattattcatgtagaatttaaaagtgttattagtgtttgtaagtgaattttgacctttaagtcattttctgaaggggagtttgtatgggggatagggtcaaatgaagcccgatcattacaaaaatcggtagtgtcatttaaagttctataaaactaagttttgtcgacttttgttaacataatagatcatttaagttaattataagccaaaaggccctatttggggggtacggttgtatgggggctagtcgaaataatggaccgattttaaccattttcaataggcttcgtccttgggccaagagaagcgtgtgtgccaaatttcatccaattatcttgaaagtttcggcctgtaccttgcgcacaaggtttacatggacagccagacggacggacatagcttaatcgactcagaaaatgattctaagccgattggtatactttaaggtgggtataggacgaatatttttgtatgttacaaacatcagcacaaacccaatataccctccccactaaagtggtgtagggtataaaaatccaCACTACTAtattagaaaattgtatatCTAATAGTACCTCAGATATAGGAGGTACACGCGATACATGTTTTATCAACAAaggttcacatgaatgtcaaggTTATTAGTTCTATTAGTCTaccatatttaaatttttgtatataatttatatggaaaGTCACCTTGAAAATGTCCGcccagtttttgttttaaatattcatgTTGATACTTCAAGATTCCGCCTAGTTTTTTctcgtgcaaaatttgaggactctagctGTGATAATATCCGAGATATGCGACTTTcagtaattattttatatgaagGCGTGGAACCTcacaaacttaaaaattttaagtaaaaagatGCCTGAAGTGAAGACAAGCAGGGATACACTGTAAAAATTTTAGgtctaattttttaaatcatgttccaaatatttaaatttatactagagttatttgtacaaaattttaacgttCTACaccaattgtatttttaattatgtttcagaaatatattttatatcagAAAATTCTAgttatatttcagaaaattctgTTATACAATTGGAAATGGTGtagttatataaaaacatttatataggCGAAaacatagtagaaaaaataaaggtaTAACCGTTCTCTCTTTTCGTAGCCATATTAAACTTCTGACGTTTAagcgatttattattttaaggtaGAATCATTAGGGAGAGTTGTCAATTTTCTGCCCTTGTTACgtcaaacaaaaaagaactaaaaagagAGAAACTTCAAAATCTTCAAATGAAAAAGCACGAAAAATACCATGAAATGATTCTTGAACGGCACTCGCAAATAGCATTCTACACTTTTGCATCCTGTTCTTGATTATTATtggttttacaatattttttttattcaaaata
Proteins encoded:
- the LOC124420424 gene encoding uncharacterized protein LOC124420424 — its product is MDLLYLQGKNCGNPNVLIFGISKPVNLSLDWTLAEYTKLRTFIVLILYAIISCLWIILSLACMSAVYKSNFKRPVNKCLSALWLLAILGGSTIDGIAAGFYGSDIYYTMSAASTFQYLNITVDPTVDALTMEYLEEFDVYFSTPALIMTLLTCRVGILFLINIFGCGLCVAAMTVSTQILNFLCIY